Part of the Paenibacillus sp. JNUCC32 genome is shown below.
GATCCCGTGGGATCTGGTCGTGACCGAGGGGTATATCGTGTTGAACGAGGACGCTGCAGTGGCGAAATTGACCGGTGCAGAGACTTCGATTGAAGCGAGTGCTGCTGCCGCTTATGCCCAGATTGCGGACAAGCTGATGAATCTGCCGATCGTGTATCTGGAATACAGCGGCGCGTTCGGAGACATGGAAACGGTCCGCACGGTTCGAAGGTCGCTGGATAACGCCCGTTTGTTCTACGGCGGTGGAATAACCAATGCCGAGCAGGCGCTGGAGGCTGCTGCTATCTCGGATACGATCATTGTGGGCAACGTGGTGTACGAGCATCTGGAGCAGGCGCTCGAGACGGTCAAGGCCGTGAAGGGCTGATGGGTCTATTAACTGATCTGTTGAAAAATATAGAGTCGCGTTAAGCCAGCCGGCTCAGGCTCTATAGTCGCTTTTTCAATTCCTCTGCGGTAAGCATGTAATTATTCATTGAATATCCATGCAGAACGCACCGTGCCTTAGACAGGCAGCATTCAGTACGATTCATCATCTTTAATCAATTCGATCTGCTAGACTATATCCCATTTTTTATTGGATTTTTACTTTTACTCAAGTTTCCCCCTTATCAAATCTACACCTATTAGGAGGCAATGTTTATGCATTCCATTGACATACACGACGCCGTCAGACGTCTCAATCCGCAGCAGCGCCAAGCCGTTGAAGCAACCGACGGACCGCTGCTCATTATGGCCGGAGCCGGTTCCGGCAAGACGCGGGTGCTGACGCACCGGATCGCGTACCTGATCGCCACGCGCAAAGCCGCACCATGGAGCATCCTGGCGATTACGTTTACGAATAAGGCAGCACGCGAGATGCAGGAGCGGGTATCCAAGCTGGT
Proteins encoded:
- a CDS encoding heptaprenylglyceryl phosphate synthase codes for the protein MKEMIQSWRHVFKLDPDKEIDDETLDAVCLSGTDAIMVGGSTGVTYENTVDLLSRVRRYELPCVQEVSDLEAVVPGFDLYMVPMVMNTQDPTWIMGRHREGIERYGYMIPWDLVVTEGYIVLNEDAAVAKLTGAETSIEASAAAAYAQIADKLMNLPIVYLEYSGAFGDMETVRTVRRSLDNARLFYGGGITNAEQALEAAAISDTIIVGNVVYEHLEQALETVKAVKG